The following coding sequences lie in one uncultured Mailhella sp. genomic window:
- the lspA gene encoding signal peptidase II — protein MKGAVNRHIVVFSVALVWLVLDQLTKAAITAGLAVGQGFSVIDGCFNIVHVLNRGAAFGFLNSEETSWQFWLFLGAALLVTVVIVHIARTSAYSRTLFFGLGSILGGAAGNLIDRVRCRAVTDFLDVYWGEWHWPAFNVADIAICLGVLLAGVVLFRQGREDDGGK, from the coding sequence GTGAAAGGGGCGGTGAACCGCCATATCGTCGTCTTTTCGGTGGCGCTGGTCTGGCTTGTGCTGGACCAGCTCACCAAGGCGGCCATAACGGCAGGCCTTGCCGTGGGACAGGGTTTTTCCGTCATTGACGGATGCTTCAACATCGTCCACGTGCTCAACCGCGGCGCGGCCTTCGGCTTTCTGAACAGCGAGGAAACGAGCTGGCAGTTCTGGCTCTTTCTGGGAGCGGCGTTGCTCGTGACGGTCGTCATCGTGCATATTGCGCGCACGTCCGCCTACAGCCGCACGCTGTTCTTCGGGCTGGGGAGCATTCTCGGCGGCGCTGCGGGCAATCTCATCGACAGGGTGAGATGCCGAGCCGTGACCGACTTTCTGGACGTGTACTGGGGAGAATGGCACTGGCCCGCCTTCAACGTGGCGGACATCGCCATCTGCCTCGGCGTGCTGCTTGCCGGCGTGGTGCTGTTCCGGCAGGGGCGCGAAGACGACGGGGGAAAATAG